One stretch of Plasmodium vivax chromosome 8, whole genome shotgun sequence DNA includes these proteins:
- a CDS encoding hypothetical protein, conserved (encoded by transcript PVX_094875A), with product MSIVTNVEIEKKFFDFYEGDKNVFYSKEHELYLSLCGDNVYCFKINEWEGSSRSSSSFNIYNAMHPTCVLESSVDIDDVKETYHKRYLNRHCVSLFSSIRLLHYADGSVFLSTDDNKIHHYVLRLKDASTKGDEQHGDNEENGHPNGDLNGEGTESGDRNDIYLYDEAEEEDKGAYSYCYNWVHLKEKKIWKSQNVVVTCFGYSHEGGKQLLVGYINGLVNVYNLGSYKLKYSYRIHNSRITNLRMYRNFIISSDVTKNVFIYDFAKGEKVAACEDHMSGVVDFLFLAVQGGVAAEGKAVEEPAAEEAAAEEAAAEEAAAEEAAAEEAAAEEAAAEEKLIGFITVGNDKIMNVWDLSLLNAEDEEEFNALKNQYNTKKKKKKSRNSGVVSLSPIKQIYLVNDINHALVIPSSIFKSKKSKLIIKDENVKWLILTHDEEGNFIFYNPLKAEIIFKFKENEALVNQSNVLKFILIKNKLHVFREDSSLLIYDLRVFKLVRNYTCRIEGIFEMLLLNSASRGEEACGDSPSGEDELALEDASHGSREQNQFAVLTGDNIIRILNFEENLIKQTLLIGHEDVVSCIKVSEKNQLLFSGSNDKSIFVWSLRSNRCIYILKDNLYTINSIDVNVKKFPRVVLVSVCEDSSLKLWNFTVNLDDIQGGKERKKRKLDDSFEAKETFQSNFTIYPHKVTINDVAISHSSKIVATCSKDKTVKLFEAANLKLMRTLEGHKKPVQNIQFSKTDHILYSNAYDGLRIWSLTTFECVKSIQSLDFNLTKVLILNDNCMINAFSNGNISIVNIKNCERVSTVNYHKDKIFCLQNCGNDTIASASLNGEFLFLKNVSAKVCTENMMQKRKHLFYENQLENLLSENKTNESLLLCLKLNKKFKFQTVIETYLNRYTFSILHLLKKFEYEYGIRKITQRGRDSSVSVSTEKGTKGGDSTNDTSNNGGADTHRGSHPNGTLQSNPFDDDLMAGSIHNYLENADVLQGYIYTELSKMVPSGSNESDGCEDGALQQNGGDEAGVGQTEGSRIHDEGGAPHRDDNFVLFLKRMKEKNEHSYFLYLNKLMEFISFFIVNHRYAYIANFLLNSVITYIDYADICKINDYKRFFEIYNSYAPRHKNRYLQSLQKSKCFELININYYKGDIKMVG from the exons ATGTCGATCGTTACAAATGTCGAAATTGAGAAGAAGTTCTTTGACTTCTACGAGGGGGACAAAAacgttttttattcaaaGGAGCACGAGCTGTACTTAAGTCTGTGTGGTGATAACGTGTACTGCTTTAAGATAAATGAATGGGAGGGCAGCAGCAGAAGCAGTAGCAGCTTTAACATTTACAATGCTATGCACCCCACGTGCGTCCTGGAGTCCTCCGTCGACATTGATGACGTGAAGGAGACTTACCATAAGAGGTACCTTAACAGGCATTGCGTATCTTTGTTCAGTTCTATACGACTCCTGCACTACGCTGACGGAAGTGTGTTTCTCTCGACGGACGACAATAAGATACATCACTATGTGCTACGTCTGAAGGATGCGTCGACGAAGGGGGATGAGCAACATGGCGACAATGAAGAGAATGGCCATCCAAATGGAGATTTAAATGGCGAAGGGACAGAGAGTGGAGACAGGAACGATATATACCTGTATGatgaagcggaagaggaggacaAGGGGGCATACTCATACTGCTACAACTGGGTTCActtaaaggaaaagaaaatttggAAGTCGCAGAATGTGGTTGTAACCTGCTTTGGATACTCTCACGAAGGAGGCAAGCAGTTACTCGTCGGCTACATCAATGGGTTAGTTAACGTTTATAATTTAGGCTCCTATAAGTTAAAATATTCCTACCGAATACACAACAGTCGAATTACCAATTTGAGGATGTATCGAAATTTTATCATCAGCTCCGATGTGACAAAGaatgttttcatttatgaCTTtgccaagggggagaaggtcGCGGCGTGCGAGGATCACATGAGTGGCGTCGTTGACTTTCTCTTCTTGGCCGTGCAGGGAGGGGTAGCAGCGGAGGggaaagcggtggaggagcCAGCGGCGGAGGAAGCAGCGGCAGaggaagcagcagcagagGAAGCAGCGGCGGaggaagcagcagcagagGAAGCAGCGGCGGAAGAAGCAGCGGCGGAGGAAAAGCTGATCGGGTTCATCACCGTCGGCAATGACAAAATCATGAACGTGTGGGACCTGAGCCTCCTGAACGCGGAGGACGAAGAAGAATTCAACGCCCTGAAGAACCAGTACAATactaagaagaaaaaaaagaaaagccgAAACAGCGGCGTAGTTTCGCTTAGCCCCATAAAGCAAATATACCTAGTGAACGATATAAACCACGCGCTGGTAATTCCGTCGAGCATCttcaaaagcaaaaaaagcaagttaataataaaagatgaaaatgtaaaatggtTAATCCTAACGCATGATGAGGAAGgaaacttcattttttacaacccATTAAAGGCAGAAatcattttcaaatttaaagaaaatgaagcgTTAGTTAACCAAAGTAATGTACTCAaatttattcttataaaaaataaattacatgtGTTTAGGGAGGATAGTTCTCTGTTAATTTATGACCTGCGTGTTTTCAAGTTGGTACGAAATTACACCTGCAGAATTGAGGGCATATTTGAAATGCTCTTGTTAAATTCTGCAtccaggggggaagaggcatGTGGCGACTCCCCAAGTGGTGAGGACGAATTGGCACTGGAGGACGCGTCACATGGCAGTCGAGAGCAAAACCAGTTTGCGGTCCTCACAGGGGATAACATAATTcgaattttaaattttgaggaaaatCTCATCAAGCAGACGCTACTCATAGGCCATGAAGACGTCGTGTCATGCATAAAGGTGAGCGAAAAAAACCAACTGCTGTTTAGCGGGTCCAATGATAAGAGCATTTTCGTGTGGAGCTTAAGAAGCAATCGTTGCATTTACATACTGAAGGACAATCTGTATACCATCAACTCGATTGACGTGAATGTGAAAAAGTTCCCCAGAGTTGTCCTCGTGAGTGTGTGTGAGGACAGCAGTTTAAAGCTGTGGAATTTCACCGTCAATTTGGATGACAtccaagggggaaaggaaaggaaaaagagaaaattggATGACTCTTTTGAGGCCAAGGAGACCTTCCAGAGTAACTTCACCATTTACCCGCACAAAGTTACGATAAACGATGTGGCCATATCGCACAGCTCGAAG ATCGTCGCCACCTGCAGCAAGGACAAAACGGTGAAACTGTTCGAGGCCGCAAATCTAAAGCTGATGAGAACGCTGGAGGGGCATAAAAAGCCGGTTCAGAACATTCAGTTCTCCAAGACGGATCACATCCTGTATAGCAACGCGTACGATGGCTTGAGGATTTGGAGCCTGACTACCTTCGAATGCGTGAAGAGCATCCAGAGCCTCGACTTTAACCTGACGAAGGTTTTAATTCTAAATGATAACTGCATGATTAATGCTTTCAGCAATGGGAACATTAGCATTGTGAATATAAAGAACTGCGAAAGGGTGTCCACTGTAAATTACCACAAGgacaaaatattttgccTCCAAAATTGCGGAAACGATACCATCGCGTCTGCCTCACTTAATGGAGAGTTCCTCTTCTTAAAAAACGTTAGTGCAAAGGTGTGTACGGAGAACATGATGCAAAAGAGGAAACACCTATTTTATGAAAACCAGCTGGAAAATCTGCTAAGtgaaaacaaaacaaacgaaTCTTTGCTCCTATGTTTGAAGCTCAATAAGAAATTTAAATTCCAAACCGTTATAGAGACGTATCTAAATCGTTACaccttctccattttgcatcttttaaaaaagtttgaaTATGAGTATGGCATAAGGAAGATAACCCAGAGGGGGAGAGATAGTTCCGTTTCCGTTTCTACGGAGAAgggcacaaaagggggagactCCACTAATGACACTTCTAACAATGGGGGAGCGGACACCCATAGGGGAAGTCACCCGAATGGAACACTGCAAAGCAACCCATTCGATGATGACCTTATGGCTGGCAGTATACATAACTATTTGGAAAATGCAGATGTGCTGCAAGGTTACATTTACACGGAGTTGTCAAAAATGGTACCAAGTGGGTCGAACGAGTCGGATGGGTGTGAAGATGGGGCACTTCAGCAGAATGGGGGAGACGAAGCGGGGGTGGGCCAAACCGAGGGGAGCCGCATCCATGACGAGGGGGGTGCCCCCCACCGGGATGACAACTTCGTGCTGTTTTTAAAACGaatgaaggaaaagaacGAGCACTCCTACTTCCTATACCTTAACAAGCTGATGGAATTcatttccttcttcatcGTGAATCACAGATATGCCTACATCGCCAATTTCCTCCTCAACAGCGTAATCACCTACATTGACTACGCGgacatttgcaaaattaacgACTACAAGCGCTTTTTCGAAATATACAACAGCTACGCGCCGAGGCACAAGAACAGGTACCTCCAGTCGCTGCAGAAATCCAAGTGCTTTGAGTTAATtaacattaattattataaggGGGACATCAAAATGGTGGGTtga
- a CDS encoding hypothetical protein, conserved (encoded by transcript PVX_094865A) has protein sequence MVSLRLDNNRYIAFNQDYGCLCMANEKGFKIYNTNPFTQTYSRDLTDRNKNGLYLAEMLYRCNILAITGNKNDKKGKWAKNVLIIWDDRQMREIAKLTFSSNIIGVRLLREIIVVILEYKLCIYRLKDIILLETLNTSKNVSGLCCLSNIDKNIIIAYLSPIKGRVNIHIFEINSSENIHEELPYINFKTNLSIYAHDNSVACINLSNDGKLLVTSSTKGTIIRLFNTFDGTLLNEFRRGTKNAKILSLNISEDNNWLCLTSSTNTVHVFSIYKKKRPLRKVDIICKGKNLSPPALLNYEKESKNKKSNLKCLLPCHPYLNSEWSFATYKIPGKKISSICAFVNDQNCIIVICSNGIIYKLRFNEHIGGDMFKISSHSFD, from the exons ATGGTGTCGTTGAGATTAGATAATAACAGATATATAGCGTTTAATCAGGACTATGGCTGCCTGTGTATGGCCAATGAGAAGGGGTTTAAGATTTACAACACGAATCCGTTTACGCAGACGTATAGTAGAG aCCTAACCGACCGGAATAAGAACGGACTGTACCTCGCCGAGATGCTGTACCGATGCAACATCCTGGCCATTAcagggaacaaaaatgataagaagGGAAAGTGGGCGAAAAACGTGTTAATAATTTGGGATGATAGACAAATGAGAGAAATAGCCaaattaacattttcctCCAACATTATAGGAGTGAGGCTACTAAGAGAAATCATTGTGGTCATTTTggaatataaattatgtatatacagaCTGAAGGATATTATTCTTTTGGAAACTTTAAATACATCAAAAAATGTCTCAGGGCTATGTTGCTTGTCTAatatagataaaaatattatcatagCTTATTTGTCCCCCATAAAGGGTCGAGTGAATATACATATCTTCGAAATAAATTCCAGTGAAAATATTCATGAAGAATTaccttatataaattttaagacAAATTTGAGTATATATGCTCATGACAATTCAGTAGCATGTATTAACTTAAGTAATGATGGTAAATTACTAGTTACGTCATCCACCAAGGGGACCATCATCAGACTGTTTAATACTTTTGATGGGACTCTACTAAATGAATTCaggaggggaacaaaaaatgcgaaaattCTCTCCCTGAATATTAGTGAAGATAACAACTGGCTTTGCTTAACGTCTAGTACAAACACAGTACATGTATTTtctatatacaaaaaaaaaaggcctttACGGAAAGTTGATATTATATGTAAGGGCAAGAATTTATCCCCCCCAGCGTTACTCAATTATGAAAAAGAgtccaaaaataaaaaatccaATTTGAAATGTCTCTTACCATGTCATCCGTATTTGAATAGTGAGTGGAGTTTCGCAACGTACAAAATCCcgggcaaaaaaatttcctccaTTTGTGCCTTTGTGAATGACCAAAATTGTATCATCGTTATTTGCTCCAATGGCATAATTTACAAGTTGCGCTTTAACGAGCATATTGGGGGAGACATGTTTAAGATTTCGTCACACAGCTTTGACTAA
- a CDS encoding hypothetical protein, conserved (encoded by transcript PVX_094870A), translating into MVSGADLSVDLAAPLRLRVDLSSCYKCLYYSLLHKRKCPICKQAIRNNELKRIAGKRKREYEQLRIRCNLCKEELKIKNYEKHLKICKYKRCKNYMLGCDYYDKRNKLKAHEETCEHRLIRCSNCYNLFYYKNRIFMLTLKEKYEMNVRCTYTYYSFYYNLLMNTNFNFFKYNKCMANKYFSCDNYLSKKLSLLRSFQRTLERFVGKSDPGQGGPTVDQSNGEITQSSGGAPIQSGNLLNNAIKSGPSVFYRGRATGASELEIEGSEANYQRLLNFAPPSGGVADDGPLHMLRTSRLANAHTGGSQQGESYESDSSGATDKLEEVSRAGEASQSSSTDHSRGSHQSSGSHRSSRSHRSHCSHRAKRSGPPRGGNHSGEEEPLNILPLRKYFSFKDKNSKDIIVIIKELFQFDSVDMSNLCVDDNEEFFLCEKNCFRSTIKNLKSELEQSLVLLYFCCCVGMPAMFTLGCMSYITTKGLFRFSFLLASTFISLSQRLFFKFFYG; encoded by the exons ATGGTGAGCGGTGCAGATTTGTCTGTTGATTTGGCGGCGCCTTTGCGATTGAGAGTTGATCTTTCGTC TTGCTACAAATGTTTGTACTACTCCCTCCTGCACAAGAGAAAATGCCCCATTTGCAAACAAGCCATTCGAAATAATGAGTTGAAGAGAATAGCGG ggaaaagaaaaagagagtATGAGCAATTAAGAATAAGGTGTAACTTATGTAAGGAGGaactgaaaataaaaaattacgagaaacatttaaaaatttgcaagtACAAGAGATGCAAAAATTACATGTTAGGATGTGATTATTACgacaaaaggaacaaattaaaagcaCACGAAGAAACATGTGAGCATAGATTAATACGATGTTCAAATTGctacaatttattttattataaaaatcgCATTTTCATGTTAACcctaaaggaaaaatatgaaatgaaCGTCaggtgtacgtacacgtattattctttttactACAACTTGTTAATGaatacaaattttaatttttttaaatacaacAAGTGTATGGCGAATAAGTATTTTTCTTGTGATAATTATTTGTCAAAGAAGTTGTCTCTTTTGAGGAGCTTTCAGCGTACCCTTGAACGTTTTGTGGGTAAATCGGATCCTGGGCAGGGAGGCCCAACGGTAGATCAAAGCAACGGTGAAATCACTCAAAGTAGTGGAGGAGCGCCTATCCAAAGTGGAAATCTCCTCAACAACGCAATTAAGAGTGGCCCATCCGTTTTCTACAGAGGAAGGGCCACTGGTGCTTCCGAATTGGAAATCGAAGGAAGTGAAGCTAATTACCAGCGTTTGCTAAATTTCGCGCCTCCGTCGGGCGGGGTAGCAGATGATGGACCCCTGCACATGCTCAGAACCAGTCGTTTGGCTAATGCCCACACGGGTGGAAGCCAACAGGGGGAATCTTATGAGAGTGACAGCTCGGGGGCGACGGACAAATTGGAAGAAGTCAGTCGCGCGGGCGAAGCGAGCCAATCCAGCAGCACGGACCACTCAAGAGGAAGCCACCAGTCAAGCGGCAGCCACCGCTCAAGTCGCTCACACCGTTCACACTGCTCACACCGCGCCAAGCGGAGTGGCCCCCCCCGCGGCGGCAACCATTCCGGTGAGGAGGAACCCTTGAACATACTGCCCCTGAGGAAATATTTCAGCTTCAAAGATAAAAACAGCAAGGACATCATAGTCATAATAAAGGAACTGTTCCAATTTGATAGCGTAGACATGAGCAACCTCTGTGTAGACGATAATgaggagttttttttatgcgaGAAAAATTGTTTTAGGAGTACCATTAAAAATCTTAAGAGCGAATTGGAGCAGTCCCTCgtgcttttatatttttgttgctGCGTGGGCATGCCTGCCATGTTCACACTTGGTTGCATGAGCTACATCACGACCAAGGGGCTATTTAGGTTCTCCTTCTTGTTGGCCAGCACGTTCATCAGTTTGTCGcagcgccttttttttaagttcttCTACGGTTAA
- a CDS encoding hypothetical protein, conserved (encoded by transcript PVX_094880A) translates to MNSTDEINNEENRVCHHNLRKNRKPRSYDFEYFDESLNRQKGKKRGRKRGRKPKNALSVISKSVDSTNVDERVKRPYIRKKSKDTSVHEQEDVENEKSEDYIVHKNEHVEDNKLLNVPAVRPKGRRRRKNFNIDKSMHLLNSNVPLRNSNIKIDRICEYLSYKTNTTWRYMGSTVKFRLINDQQEKYIFLKNMKKHIIFEIIKIAMFALLRVNLNDNNIYTLHTEGKKKPSRENPNKRSNTSRGKRPSEDKTAEGNNYTGSVLHPSGTEQHDNNTRSSNGHVHCSYYYYSKHKAGSGGSAKGLRRASSHGSERGQVHHRDTDVHHSSYNDNSAGITHGGFNNMKNQLPRESDMPPACTYGHYDVMEDIHKRLQEKNDILNQGVTVSEILDFVKEKYEKYYENVKQYIVTTLNIYCALNIFKLIRRGRYAICRFEHFNIFKVKYFKKYFKFFYSLKGEEEILMNFKNYLKSFYYGKTVRQLRAASNGHVGRPAGSGRGRRSYSKEGTSKGAREAAREVVCEAAREAACEAAREEADEVTHGEAHEGAKEKRRTSPRTSTRMSPRTTPQGTPEASPQPKQKMSREPEDSAQNGTIKEEQGQMNDESPEKNKSVNHENAAGDITCPDNTIDNATVERRNSNVSLASKTVKSEPDGDKNDPAVNAPSNEANNTRKSKSRAKNGPKEPKTRAKQKKKKGKGSNTLATSYDEEKIKNVCIDLNKINVKCIKVVYGMKHFFCSYDTKETNDEEFEIIKVQKKYDLLRRSSFANMNLRYNFLSGSKRLQSRNVVNYNEDNYGSMGTKNLLLRNDSSVNVNVNLNTDEQMGKQPQYGKQKKQNYEDDVMKHEKYNSVNFNISYKTLRKKMICVRHYVSTTKKEERSHKPKNELKGKDKLPTVSNDSLIQTCSINSNMSNVISVDGLSSMNFESHCSQ, encoded by the coding sequence atgaacagcacCGATGAAATAAACAATGAAGAGAACAGAGTATGTCACCATAACTTGAGAAAAAACAGGAAGCCGCGAAGCTACGATTTCGAATACTTTGATGAGTCGCTAAACaggcagaaggggaaaaaaaggggcagaaaGAGGGGAAGGAAACCCAAAAATGCTCTGAGCGTAATTAGCAAAAGTGTAGACTCTACAAATGTAGACGAAAGGGTTAAAAGGCCGTAcattaggaaaaaaagcaaagacaCGAGTGTGCACGAGCAGGAAGATGTAGAAAACGAGAAAAGTGAAGACTACATTGtccacaaaaatgaacatgtgGAAGATAACAAACTGCTCAACGTCCCGGCGGTACGCCccaaaggaagaaggagaagaaaaaattttaacatagATAAAAGTATGCACCTACTTAATTCAAATGTACCCCTCAGaaatagtaatataaaaattgacCGCATATGTGAATATTTATCCTACAAAACGAACACCACATGGAGGTACATGGGGTCGACTGTTAAATTTAGGCTTATAAATGATCagcaggaaaaatatatttttttaaaaaatatgaaaaagcATATCAtatttgaaataattaaaattgccATGTTCGCCCTACTCAGGGTTAATCTGAATGACAATAACATTTACACCTTACACAccgaggggaagaagaaacccTCTAGGGAGAACCCCAATAAGCGTAGTAACACATCCAGGGGTAAACGCCCCTCGGAGGACAAAACCGCAGAAGGTAATAACTACACCGGTAGTGTTCTTCACCCCAGTGGGACAGAACAGCACGATAATAACACCCGCAGTAGTAACGGCCACGTACACTGCAGCTACTACTACTACAGTAAGCACAAAGCAGGCAGTGGTGGTAGTGCCAAAGGGTTAAGGCGCGCTTCCAGCCATGGCAGCGAAAGGGGGCAGGTCCATCATCGCGATACGGATGTGCATCACAGCAGTTATAACGATAACAGTGCAGGCATTACCCATGGGGGGTTCAACAATATGAAGAATCAACTCCCCAGAGAAAGTGATATGCCCCCCGCCTGCACGTACGGGCATTATGACGTGATGGAAGACATACATAAAAGgctacaagaaaaaaatgatatactAAACCAAGGCGTAACTGTATCCGAAATTTTAGActttgtaaaagaaaaatatgaaaagtattatgaaaatgttaaaCAGTACATTGTGACGACGCTGAATATTTATTGTgctttaaatattttcaagCTGATCAGAAGAGGCAGGTATGCCATTTGTAGGTTCGagcattttaacatttttaaagtgaaatattttaaaaaatattttaagtttttttatagcttaaagggggaggaagaaattttGATGAACTTTAAGAATTACTTGAAGTCCTTTTACTATGGCAAGACGGTACGGCAACTGCGGGCAGCGTCTAATGGGCACGTGGGCAGGCCTGCGGGCTCGGGCAGGGGTCGTCGATCCTATTCGAAGGAAGGTACAAGTAAAGGGGCAAGAGAAGCGGCACGGGAAGTGGTATGCGAAGCGGCAAGGGAAGCGGCATGCGAAGCGGCAcgtgaagaagcagacgaagTGACCCATGGAGAGGCACACGAAGGCGCAAAGGAGAAGCGACGGACGAGCCCGCGAACGAGTACCCGAATGAGCCCCAGAACGACCCCCCAAGGGACTCCCGAAGCGAGCCCCCAGCCGAAGCAGAAGATGAGCAGGGAGCCCGAGGATTCTGCGCAAAACGGGACGATAAAGGAAGAGCAGGGGCAAATGAACGACGAGTCCCcagaaaagaataaaagtGTTAATCATGAAAACGCAGCGGGGGATATTACCTGCCCGGACAACACCATAGATAACGCAACGGTGGAGAGAAGAAACAGCAACGTATCATTGGCGAGTAAAACAGTCAAGTCGGAGCCTGATGGGGATAAAAACGACCCCGCGGTGAACGCCCCCTCAAACGAAGCGAACAACACtcggaaaagcaaaagcagaGCGAAAAATGGCCCAAAGGAACCCAAAACAAGGGCaaaacagaagaaaaaaaaaggcaaagggaGTAACACCTTAGCAACATCATacgatgaggaaaaaataaaaaatgtgtgtatcgacttaaataaaattaatgtaaaatgtaTCAAAGTGGTATACGGcatgaaacattttttctgttcctaCGATACGAAAGAAACAAATGATGAAGAATTTGAAATTAttaaagtgcaaaaaaaatatgacctaCTGAGAAGGTCCAGCTTTGCAAACATGAATTTAAGATATAATTTTCTAAGTGGATCGAAGAGACTGCAAAGTAGAAATGTGGTGAACTACAATGAAGATAACTACGGCTCCATGGGCACCAAAAATTTGCTCCTAAGAAATGACAGCAGCGTTAACGTTAATGTTAACCTTAATACGGACGAACAAATGGGCAAGCAGCCCCAGTACGGGAAgcagaagaaacaaaattacGAAGATGATGTAATGAAGCATGAGAAATACAATTctgttaattttaatataagcTATAAAACgctgaggaaaaaaatgatttgcgTTAGACACTATGTAAGCACCACCAAGAAGGAGGAACGATCGCATAAGCCGAAAAATGAACTGAAAGGAAAGGATAAACTTCCCACCGTTTCGAATGACAGCTTGATACAGACCTGCTCCATAAATTCTAACATGTCAAACGTGATTAGCGTCGACGGGCTTTCCTCCATGAATTTCGAGAGCCACTGTTCGCAGTGA
- a CDS encoding hypothetical protein, conserved (encoded by transcript PVX_094860A), producing the protein MKISPIRKKVNSSLVVSKRIPSYLKKEKINLSKNNGSFDKKSVKYNQVPQFVQAIIKFTKKNKLLQEEENSVVSKNKLIFLNNLLSEIQKNKTILTSSSIHDIYRCLYKLNYLKIDVICTLFSVLINNAINFSKISGYVHCDFKELINITKFLHHFRNICNSNIQAIIHDSHDSVNLRIVKRYLKEHGGRSGPSVGGTYNSGVIYTHVYSYIAKYDRVENVDILLYSLLKGKRTNVAVKGGSYGEEAAQQGNRFTLTDAEEAAQQGKHFNLSDAEETAQQENHFALANAEEAKRTLLVEHINSFYKLNDMFAFLLNKVLTFFNERAESFNLYHLKLLFFFLGKFQTFDAHLMEKLTNRIIEEIERIKTNPKLLHDDTSTEERKKHNYAKNRIKKLRKKYVNTFVKIDSKEFLTLPYTIGLSMNTYFNNYLIEYVNMYVLSLINSRVNCDMVSFAYCLVGYKHIMVHFFILFNIFLFKEKCMKNKKLLEKYGVFLRRLGGTHSMGISEERKNPLRSSTIEQDGPTQSILSKEPKMTNCAAPIKMRKNPNEENNCVANFTCMQEDHTDERDKMGGYKNPEEIFNMLLGEFQMKVENIFLINLDKHSIEQSYNSEQLRRFYLQYKKLFEKVFNYAIFLLSKYEPEEMLRIYKNLKAHALNDQVVKQLYVEVLYEKVVFNSGNEKKVSSLLRCVCGE; encoded by the coding sequence ATGAAAATTAGCCCCATAAGGAAAAAGGTGAACTCCTCACTGGTCGTGAGCAAAAGAATCCCGTCgtacttaaaaaaggaaaaaatcaatttaagcaaaaataatggcagttttgacaaaaaaagcGTCAAATATAATCAAGTGCCACAATTTGTTCAGGCAATAATAAagtttacgaaaaaaaataaactcctccaggaggaagaaaacagTGTagtaagtaaaaataaactcatttttttaaacaatttGTTGAGCGAAATTCAAAAGAATAAAACAATTCTAACGTCTTCCTCCATACACGACATATATCGATGTCTCTACAAATTGAACTACTTAAAAATAGACGTCATTTGTACTCTTTTTAGTGTACTTATAAATAACGCaataaatttttccaaaataagTGGCTATGTTCATTGCGATTTTAAAGAATTGATAAacattacaaaatttttgcaCCATTTTCGGAACATATGCAATTCGAATATTCAGGCGATTATACACGACAGCCATGACAGTGTTAACCTGCGAATTGTGAAGAGGTACTTGAAGGAAcatgggggaagaagtggccCCTCCGTTGGCGGCACATATAATAGTGGCGTAATATACACACACGTTTATAGCTACATTGCAAAATATGATAGGGTTGAAAATGTGGACATTCTTTTGTATTCCCTCTTAAAGGGGAAACGCACCAATGTAGCTGTAAAGGGGGGGTCATACGGGGAAGAGGCGGCGCAGCAGGGAAACCGCTTCACCTTGACCGACGCGGAAGAGGCGGCGCAGCAGGGAAAGCACTTCAACTTGAGCGACGCGGAAGAGACAGCGCAACAGGAAAATCACTTCGCACTCGCCAACGCGGAAGAGGCGAAGAGAACGCTGCTAGTGGAGCACATAAACTCGTTTTACAAGCTAAACGACATGTTCGCCTTCCTTCTAAACAAAGTGCTGACATTCTTCAACGAACGCGCAGAGAGCTTCAATTTGTACCACTTAAAGCTgctgttcttcttcttgggGAAGTTCCAAACGTTTGACGCACACCTGATGGAAAAACTCACCAACAGGATTATCGAAGAAATCGAAAGGATAAAAACCAACCCGAAGCTCCTACACGATGATACCTCCACagaggaaaggaagaaacatAACTACGCAAAAAATAGGATTAAAAAactgaggaaaaaatatgtcaACACGTTTGTCAAAATAGACTCGAAGGAATTCCTAACCCTTCCATACACAATCGGCTTGTCCATGAACACCTATTTTAATAACTACCTAATTGAATATGTGAATATGTACGTGCTCAGTTTGATTAACTCTAGGGTAAACTGCGATATGGTAAGTTTTGCCTACTGCCTCGTCGGCTACAAGCACATTATggtgcattttttcattctctttaatatatttttgtttaaagaaaaatgcatgaaaaataaaaaattgttggAGAAATATGGCGTCTTTCTGCGCCGATTGGGGGGGACCCACTCGATGGGGATAAgtgaagagagaaaaaatccCCTTCGAAGTAGCACCATCGAACAGGATGGACCTACGCAAAGTATCCTCAGCAAGGAACCAAAAATGACCAATTGTGCAGCCCCcatcaaaatgaggaaaaatcCAAACGAAGAAAACAACTGCGTGGCTAACTTCACGTGTATGCAGGAAGACCACACTGATGAGAgggacaaaatggggggctACAAAAACCCGGAAGAGATCTTCAACATGCTGTTGGGGGAGTTCCAAATGAAGGTAGAAAATATCTTCCTAATAAATTTGGACAAACATTCCATAGAACAATCGTATAACAGCGAACAGCTTCGGAGGTTTTATTTGCagtacaaaaaattattcgaGAAGGTATTCAAttacgccatttttttgctaagcAAATATGAGCCTGAGGAAATGTTGCGCATTTACAAGAATTTGAAGGCCCATGCGCTGAACGACCAGGTGGTCAAGCAGCTGTACGTGGAAGTGCTCTACGAGAAGGTTGTTTTTAATTcgggaaatgaaaaaaaagtttcgaGTTTGTTGCGGTGCGTTTGCGGCGagtag